The sequence TTGTGGTTAAAATATTTTATTTTAAAATGCGTAAACAGCAGCCAAAGCAAACTGCGATGCCGATTTAGTGGCTATGCCCTTATTATCGGTAAACATCGTTTTCGATCCGTTATCTAACCTTACTTCCGGGATAAAGGTCAATGGGCCGCCTTTAATGTTGGCGGTAAATGTTAATCCGGTTACCGATTCGCCAGCAGCCGGGCCTGCAGTAGTGAAGCCGCCGGTTTTGGTCTTAAAGTACTCGCCACGTAAGCCTAAGGTTACGGTGGGTGCTACCGCTACCTGCGGATACAAGGCCACACCGGTAAAACCGCCTTTAACCGCGGTCGGCGCGCTGAAATCAGCCGCGTTCAAGCCCAGTTTAAAGGCTTCGGTAATTTGGTAAGTGGTGGTCAGGTCAAGCTCGGTGCCTGATGCAGGGCCGCTTACCAGGTTCAAATAGGCCGCCCAGCCTTTTACCGGGACTACCATCAGTTGCGCGCCGAAAGTGTTGATCTTGCTGGCGGCGCTGTAAACATTCCACAGGTCGTTATATAAACCGGCGGCAAGGCTTACTTTATCGCTGAAAGCATAGCTCAGTTTAACACCGGCATTCTGGAACGGGCCGTTAGTGAACAAATACGATGTGGAGTAGTTGAAGTTACCGGCAGGTGAGATTACTTCGTAACCTACAAAAGTGCTCATGTAACCGGCGGTAACGCTCAGCTGGCTGGTCAGATCATAAGCTACATACAGGTTTTGGATGTGGTTGGTGGGTACCGGGATCGACTGGTCATTACGCGGACCAAAGGATACTTCGCCTACAAACGAGGCTTTGCCGATCTTTTTTTTCAGGCCCAGGTCTACCATCCCGATCGAGAACGAGTTTTGATCTGAGGCGAAGCTGGTGGGGATATTGCTGTGTCCTGAAAAATCGTACTTGTAATACGTATCTACCGAGCCGGTGATCACCAGTGGCGGATCAACCGTTTTCGCCGCTTCCTGGGCACGGGTGATGGTGGCCGCTAAGGCCAGTATGGTTGTTATGGTTATTAGTTTGTTCATCTTGTGTTGTTATAATTTTAAATAATCCGTCATCCCGAATTTATTTCGGGACCCCACTTGCAAGGTCTCAACCATCAAGTCGGCTCTGCTTGTGGGATGCTGAAACAAGTTCAGCATGACATGTATGTTTTTCCGCTGAAGCCTCACCCTGCCCTCTCCAGAGGAGAGGGTTCCAAAGTCTCCCCCTTTGGGGGAGATTTAGAGGGGGCTTTCATCGGCATGTCATAAAAACCATTAGAGGCCGCCGGGATTATATTACTCAGCATGACGTTCTTTTTAACGAGTTATTTCAATGCGTCCAAAGCCACATTCAACTTCAGCACATTCACTTTTGCCGGGCCGAACGCCGGGCTTTCGATATGGCTATTCACCAGGGCCGCTACTTCCTGCTCATCTATTTTGCGGAATTGCGCCACACGTTTTACCTGTATTTTGGCAGCATCGGGAGATATATCCGGGTCTAAACCACTGCCTGATGCGGTGACCATATCGGCAGGGATATCGCTGCGTTTTAAATAGGGATGATATTTAAGCAGGGTATCAATACGGTTATTTACCTCTTTTAGATAATCAGGATTGCTGGGGCCTTTATTAGATCCGGCCGAGCCAGCAGCATTATAAGCCACCGCCGACGGGCGCCCCCAGAAGTATTGGGGTTTAGTAAAGCTTTGGCCGATAGCGGCATAGCCTACGACTTTGCCGTTTACCGTGATGGTTTCGCCATCGCCTTTGCCTTTAGCTAATTTGCCTGCAAAGGCAATTAAAACAGGATATATAATGCACAGCACCACTATTAACACAAGCGTTAAGCGGATGGATTGTATGAAGGTTTTCATGATGATATCAGATGATTACAGAGATTAATAAATCGATTAACTTGATGCCTATGAAAGGCGCGATAACGCCTCCCAGGCCATAAATAAGCAGGTTGCGGCGCAGCAGCGCGCTTGCACCAATGGGCTTATATTCCACACCTTTTAAAGCCAGTGGTATCAGCATCGGAATAATAATAGCGTTAAAGATCACTGCCGAAAGGATAGCGCTCTCCGGGCTGTGCAGGCGCATAATGTTTATCGCCTGTAAAGCAGGGATCGAAGCGATGAACAAGGCCGGCACAATAGCAAAATACTTGGCCACATCGTTCGCGATGGAAAATGTCGTCAGCGTACCACGGGTGATCAGTAGTTGCTTACCTATCTCTACGATCTCAATCAATTTGGTTGGATCGTTATCCAGGTCGACCATGTTACCGGCTTCTTTGGCGGCCTGGGTACCGCTGTTCATGGCTACGCCAACATCGGCCTGGGCCAGCGCGGGGGCATCGTTAGTGCCATCGCCCATCATGGCAACCAGCTTACCGGTGGCCTGCTCAGCTTTAATGTAGCGCATCTTATCCTCGGGCTTGGCTTCGGCAATAAAATCGTCCACACCGGCTTTTTCGGCAATAAATTTGGCGGTAAGCGGGTTATCGCCGGTAACCATCACAGTTTTGATACCCATTTTGCGCAGGCGCTCAAAGCGTTCGGCAATACCTGGTTTTATAATATCCTGCAGTTCGATCACCCCTAAAACCTGTTCGTTTTGTGCTACTACCAGCGGCGTACCACCTTTTGATGAGATCATTTTTACGCGGTCTTCCACCTCGCTGTCAAACGTGTTTCCGGCATTAATTACCGAGTTACGGATGGCATCGAACGCCCCTTTGCGGATGCGTTTACCATCTGGCGTATTGATCCCGCTGGCGCGTGTTTCGGCGGTAAATTTGATAAACTCCGAACCATCGGGGGCACTTAAAGACAAGCGCGCATTGCCTTGCTGCGCCAGTTCAATAATGGACTTGCCCTCTGGTGTTTCGTCAGCCAGCGATGATAACACACAAGCTTTCACCAACTCGTCTGGGTTAATACCGGGCGCGGGCCAAAACTGCGTGGCTTTACGGTTACCAATGGTGATCGTCCCGGTTTTATCTAAAAGTAACACGTCGATATCGCCGGCAGTTTCAACCGCCTTGCCCGATTTGGTGATCACGTTCGACCGCAGTGCCCTGTCCATCCCGGCAATACCAATGGCCGATAACAGGCCGCCAATGGTGGTAGGGATCAGGCATACAAACAGCGAGATGAGCGCCGCGATAGTAATTGGCGTGTTGGCATAAGCCGCGAAGGGTTGCAGCGTTACGCAAACGATGATAAACACCAGTGTAAAGCTGGCCAGCAGGATAGTTAAAGCTATCTCGTTTGGTGTTTTCTGTCGCGATGCCCCTTCTACCAGGGCTATCATTTTATCTAAAAAGCTTTCGCCGGGCTGGGTGGTTACCACAACCTTTATCCTGTCGGATAATACTTTGGTACCGCCAGTTACCGACGATTTATCGCCACCGGCCTCGCGGATCACCGGGGCCGATTCACCTGTAATGGCCGATTCATCAATGGTAGCCAAACCTTCAATAATTTCACCATCAGTGGGGATCGTATCGCCGGCTTCGCAGGTAAACACATCGCCTTTAAGCAACTGGTTTGATGAGCGTATGGTTACCGATCCATCTTCCAGTATAACTTTGGCGGGCGTGTCTTCGCGGGTTTTACGTAAACTATCGGCTTGCGCTTTACCACGGGCTTCGGCAATAGCTTCGGCAAAGTTGGCAAACAGCAGGGTAAGCAGCAGGATAATAAAAATGCTGCAATTATAAGCGAACGAGCCCTGATCGCGGTGCGAGAAGCTGTAGATGGTTACGTACAGCATAATGGCGGTACCAATCTCAACCGTAAACATTACGGGATTGCGCATCATGGTTTTAGGGTTCAGTTTAACGAACGACTCTTTTAGCGCAGTTTGCACCAAAGCGGGTTCAAATAATTTATTTGATGATGTTTTCATATTTTCACCCCTCCCAACCCTCCCCGAGGGGGAGGGCTTTAGGAGGCATTTGTTTTATTTGTTATTCCCTTTGTTAAAGCCCCTCTCCCTGGAGAGGGGTTGGGTAGAGGTTGTTATTTAAGCATTGAAAAATATTCGGCGATCGGGCCAAGTACCAGCGCCGGGAAATACGACAATGCATTGAGTACAATAATGACCGCAAACGTCATTACACCAAAGGTTACGGTATCGGTTTTAAGCGTGCCAGCCGATTCGGGTATGTATTTCTTCTGCGCCAGCAAACCAGCTATCGCAACCGGACCAATAATGGGCAGGAACCTTCCTAAGATGATCACCAGGCCGGTGAGCACATTCCAAAAAATGTTGTTATCGCCCAAGCCTTCAAAGCCCGAACCGTTGTTGGCGTTTGATGAAGTATTTTCATACAACATCTCCGAAAAGCCATGGTAGCCGGGATTGTTTAACCAGCTTGATGGTTTAACCGCCCAGTCGGCCGTACCATAATGGTTAAATACATAGGCAGATATGGCTGTGCCCGCCAATATCAGAAAAGGGCTGAGCAGGGTAATTAACGCAGCAATTTTCACCTCGCGCGCCTCAACCTTGTGCCCTAAAAACTCCGGCGTACGGCCAACCATCAGGCCCGATATAAATACCGCTATAATAACGTAGATCAAATAGTTCAGTACCCCTACGCCGCATCCGCCAAAGAATGAGTTGATCATCATGGCCAGTAATTGCCACAGGCCGGTGAGCGGCATGGTGCTATCGTGCATACCATTAACCGAACCCGTTGATACCACAGTGGTCAGCGTGCTCCAGTAAGCGGTAGCCATCGCGCCTATGCGCACCTCCTTACCTTCCATAGCACCTGCCGACTGGCTGACCCCCATTTTTGCAATGGCCGGGTTACCGCCAAGTTCGCTGCTAAAGGATGGGATCATCAGCATCAGCGTGCCGATCGTCATTACGCCAAAGATCACCCAACCCAATTTTTTCCTGCGGATGAAGTATCCAAAGGCCAATACCATGGCCATCGGGACGATCATCTGCGAAACGATCTCGGTAATATTGGTCAGGTAATTCGGGTTTTCCAGCGGGTGTGATGAGTTAGCTCCAAACCAGCCGCCCCCATTAGTACCTAAATGTTTTATAGCGATCATTTGCGCTGCCGGTCCGCGCGATACGTGTACCGTATCGCCCTGTAGGGATATAAACTGATCTTTACCGGCATAACTGGCAGGTGTACCATTAAAAGTTAGTATCAAGGCTACTATTATTGATAAGGGCAACAGCAGGCGGGTAACCGACCGCACAAAGTAGTTCCAGAAGTTACCCACATCGGTGGTGGTTTTGTCGCGCAGGGCTTTAAATACCGCTACCGCGCAGGCAATACCGGTAGCCGCGCTGGTAAAGTGCAGAAACATCAAAATAAAATGTTGGGTAAGATAGGTTACCCCGCTTTCGCCGCTATAGTGTTGCAGGTTACAGTTGGCTACAAAGCTTAGGATGGTGTTAAAGGCCAGGTCGGGCGTCATGCCGGGGTTGCCATCGGGATTAAGAGGCAGCTTATCCTGGTATATTAAAACAAAAAAGCCGTAAACCAACCATAACGAGTTGATCATTAGCATCGCTTTCAGAAACTGTTTCCAGTCCATAGGCTGGTTTGGGCTGATACCAGATAATTTGTAGATACCGGTTTCAAGCGGCTTCATAAAGTCGGTCCAAACCCTTTCGCCGGCAAACATTTTGGCCAGGTATTTACCCAGCGGGATAGCAATAAGCAGGGTGATGATAAAGGAGGCGATCACTCCTGATAGTTCGGTGTTCATTTTCGATTAAAATTTTTCGGGTTTAAGCAGTACATACACCATGTATGCAAACACTGCGATGGAAATGATAAATAGCGCGATCATGATGTAATCAGATTTTTTCGAACCAGTCGATTGATTTAAAAAATAGCCAGCAACAGATGATGATGGCGAGGAAAAGGACGATTGTGATCATTTTTTATATTGTTTTTGACCACTATTGGCAATGGGGATGCCATCGGGAAGAAAAACAACACAAACAGCTGATATACAGTTAAATGTTATTCACCGGCAGGTACCACAAACAAGAAAACCCTTCCAAAATGGAAGGGTTTTTTATCAGAATGGGAGACGACGATTTGCTTAGCTTAGTTTATACTCCTCCAGCTTGCGGTAAAGCGTGGTTAGGCCAATGCCTAATAAACGGGCTGTTTCGGTTTTGTTGCCGTTGGTACGTGCCAGGATTTTGTGGATATGCTGACGCTCGACGCTGGCCAGATCTACAGCGCTATGATCTCCGCTGTCATATTTAAATTCGGGCGGTAGCAGATCGGGGGTTAAAATAGCTTCATCGGCCAGTATCACTACCCGTTCTATCATATTTTTCAATTCGCGGATATTGCCTTTCCAGTGATGCTTATTCAGTAACTCTAAAAAAGCGCTATCCATTTTAAGTATGCCTTTGCCCATTTTCGATGCAAAATCTTTCAGATAATGATCTGCCAGCAAGGCTATATCTGCTTTACGCTCGTTTAGCGAAGGGAGCGCGATGGTAAATACCGAAAGCCGGTAATACAGGTCGAGCCGGAAACGCCCTGCTTCCGCTTCTTTTTGCAGATCGCGGTTGGTGGCCGCCAGTACCCGTATATTTACTTTGGTGGTTTGGGTATCGCCAAGTTTTATAAAAGTTTTGCTTTCTAAAACCCGCAACAGCTTAGCCTGAAGTTCCAGGCTCATCTCACCTATTTCGTCCAAAAAAACGGTGCCGTGCTGTGCTTCTTCCAGTAAGCCTTTTTTATCTTTCAGCGCGCCGGTGAAGGCGCCGGCCTTATAACCAAATAGTTCGCTCTCCAATAGCTCGCCCGAAAAACTGCTGCAGTTTATGGCCACAAAAGGCATCAAGCGCCGTTCGCTTTCATAGTGAATGGCTGATGCAAAAACTTCTTTACCCGTACCCGTTTCGCCCAAAAGCAAAACGGTGGTATCTGTTACCGCTACCCTGCGTGCCAGTGTAACCGCCTCTTGTATGGCTTTTGAGGCGCCTATAATATTGGCGAAGCTATATTTCCTGGTTACCTTTTTTTCAAGTTCAAACACACGTTGCTGCAAAATAGCTTTATCAATAGCCTGGTTAACCAGCGGAATGATCTTATCGTTATCGTCGCCTTTGGTGATGTAATTGAACGCGCCATTCTGAATGGCCTTTACCCCATCGGCAATAGTGCCATAAGCTGTAAGGTTAATAACCTCAACATAAGGTTTCTTTTCTTTTATGATTTTTACCAGGTCTACCCCGTTAACATCAGGCAATTTCACATCGCTTAATACCAATAACACATCTTCCTGCTGCAACAGTTTCAAACCTTCTTTACCCGTAAAAGCCTGCAATACCCGAAACCCTTCTAACCCGATGATACGCGATAGCAGATCGTTCAGCTTTTTTTCATCGTCGATGATGAGGATGGTTTGTTGCATTTGGATGCAATACTAATACTTGTTGGGGATATTAACGAATGAGCGTCGAAAATAGGTACTTCGAACCGGCAGGGTCAATGAGGTTATTAAGTATATCTACCAGGTATAGAGCGAATTAGATAGCATAAAAAAAGGACAGACCAGAAAAAAATCTGATCTGTCCTGTAACGTCGGGATGGCAGGATGATTATCCTGCTCCTTAATGCGTTGATTATATGAAAGTTATCAAGTTGACTTGTGAAAATGGTAACCGAATGGGTCTCATTTTATTAGACTTCATTTGATCGCATTTGTATCACTAAAGCACTCGTAACAGATAGTCAATGAACTTGTTATGCAAATATAATAAATCTTTTTCACTTAAAAAAGCCTATTTATTCGCCATACTGTTCATCTTTGGGTCTAAAGAACGACCGCCCCTTAATCATCATGTAAGCAACCGAAAGCGCTTAGCCGGGTAAAATGTCAAGGGCGAGCCAGCCGCTGAAAAGCGGACAATTCGGCTCGCTCCGTATACCCTTGACGTTTTATCCCGGCGTGGGCTATCTTTGCGGCTATGGTGAATGAGGG comes from Mucilaginibacter mali and encodes:
- the kdpF gene encoding K(+)-transporting ATPase subunit F, which produces MIALFIISIAVFAYMVYVLLKPEKF
- the kdpB gene encoding potassium-transporting ATPase subunit KdpB; this translates as MKTSSNKLFEPALVQTALKESFVKLNPKTMMRNPVMFTVEIGTAIMLYVTIYSFSHRDQGSFAYNCSIFIILLLTLLFANFAEAIAEARGKAQADSLRKTREDTPAKVILEDGSVTIRSSNQLLKGDVFTCEAGDTIPTDGEIIEGLATIDESAITGESAPVIREAGGDKSSVTGGTKVLSDRIKVVVTTQPGESFLDKMIALVEGASRQKTPNEIALTILLASFTLVFIIVCVTLQPFAAYANTPITIAALISLFVCLIPTTIGGLLSAIGIAGMDRALRSNVITKSGKAVETAGDIDVLLLDKTGTITIGNRKATQFWPAPGINPDELVKACVLSSLADETPEGKSIIELAQQGNARLSLSAPDGSEFIKFTAETRASGINTPDGKRIRKGAFDAIRNSVINAGNTFDSEVEDRVKMISSKGGTPLVVAQNEQVLGVIELQDIIKPGIAERFERLRKMGIKTVMVTGDNPLTAKFIAEKAGVDDFIAEAKPEDKMRYIKAEQATGKLVAMMGDGTNDAPALAQADVGVAMNSGTQAAKEAGNMVDLDNDPTKLIEIVEIGKQLLITRGTLTTFSIANDVAKYFAIVPALFIASIPALQAINIMRLHSPESAILSAVIFNAIIIPMLIPLALKGVEYKPIGASALLRRNLLIYGLGGVIAPFIGIKLIDLLISVII
- a CDS encoding K(+)-transporting ATPase subunit C gives rise to the protein MKTFIQSIRLTLVLIVVLCIIYPVLIAFAGKLAKGKGDGETITVNGKVVGYAAIGQSFTKPQYFWGRPSAVAYNAAGSAGSNKGPSNPDYLKEVNNRIDTLLKYHPYLKRSDIPADMVTASGSGLDPDISPDAAKIQVKRVAQFRKIDEQEVAALVNSHIESPAFGPAKVNVLKLNVALDALK
- a CDS encoding sigma-54-dependent transcriptional regulator, which encodes MQQTILIIDDEKKLNDLLSRIIGLEGFRVLQAFTGKEGLKLLQQEDVLLVLSDVKLPDVNGVDLVKIIKEKKPYVEVINLTAYGTIADGVKAIQNGAFNYITKGDDNDKIIPLVNQAIDKAILQQRVFELEKKVTRKYSFANIIGASKAIQEAVTLARRVAVTDTTVLLLGETGTGKEVFASAIHYESERRLMPFVAINCSSFSGELLESELFGYKAGAFTGALKDKKGLLEEAQHGTVFLDEIGEMSLELQAKLLRVLESKTFIKLGDTQTTKVNIRVLAATNRDLQKEAEAGRFRLDLYYRLSVFTIALPSLNERKADIALLADHYLKDFASKMGKGILKMDSAFLELLNKHHWKGNIRELKNMIERVVILADEAILTPDLLPPEFKYDSGDHSAVDLASVERQHIHKILARTNGNKTETARLLGIGLTTLYRKLEEYKLS
- the kdpA gene encoding potassium-transporting ATPase subunit KdpA, with the translated sequence MNTELSGVIASFIITLLIAIPLGKYLAKMFAGERVWTDFMKPLETGIYKLSGISPNQPMDWKQFLKAMLMINSLWLVYGFFVLIYQDKLPLNPDGNPGMTPDLAFNTILSFVANCNLQHYSGESGVTYLTQHFILMFLHFTSAATGIACAVAVFKALRDKTTTDVGNFWNYFVRSVTRLLLPLSIIVALILTFNGTPASYAGKDQFISLQGDTVHVSRGPAAQMIAIKHLGTNGGGWFGANSSHPLENPNYLTNITEIVSQMIVPMAMVLAFGYFIRRKKLGWVIFGVMTIGTLMLMIPSFSSELGGNPAIAKMGVSQSAGAMEGKEVRIGAMATAYWSTLTTVVSTGSVNGMHDSTMPLTGLWQLLAMMINSFFGGCGVGVLNYLIYVIIAVFISGLMVGRTPEFLGHKVEAREVKIAALITLLSPFLILAGTAISAYVFNHYGTADWAVKPSSWLNNPGYHGFSEMLYENTSSNANNGSGFEGLGDNNIFWNVLTGLVIILGRFLPIIGPVAIAGLLAQKKYIPESAGTLKTDTVTFGVMTFAVIIVLNALSYFPALVLGPIAEYFSMLK
- a CDS encoding porin, with protein sequence MNKLITITTILALAATITRAQEAAKTVDPPLVITGSVDTYYKYDFSGHSNIPTSFASDQNSFSIGMVDLGLKKKIGKASFVGEVSFGPRNDQSIPVPTNHIQNLYVAYDLTSQLSVTAGYMSTFVGYEVISPAGNFNYSTSYLFTNGPFQNAGVKLSYAFSDKVSLAAGLYNDLWNVYSAASKINTFGAQLMVVPVKGWAAYLNLVSGPASGTELDLTTTYQITEAFKLGLNAADFSAPTAVKGGFTGVALYPQVAVAPTVTLGLRGEYFKTKTGGFTTAGPAAGESVTGLTFTANIKGGPLTFIPEVRLDNGSKTMFTDNKGIATKSASQFALAAVYAF